In Cyprinus carpio isolate SPL01 chromosome B7, ASM1834038v1, whole genome shotgun sequence, a genomic segment contains:
- the LOC122137889 gene encoding protein O-GlcNAcase-like, whose translation MHLFPIVPFRMQMWSLNTYLYGPKDDLKHRLLWREVYSAEEEAQLKALVCEAESRGLTFVYALSPGQDIVFSSSCDLTLLKRKLRQVSDLGCQAFALLFDDIDHSMCQSDTEAFSSFAHAQVTVANEIFRFLGEPPVFLFCPTEYCSSLCTPSVSKSPYLLTVGEDLLPGISVIWTGNKVISRELSPESLAEVQAVLRRPPLIWDNLHANDYDSRRVFLGPFKGRPPGLRAHLRGLLLNPNCEFEANFIPLHTLGSWYKEVKEEGKGDEEAYSVDRALSSALQDWMKELSLPLQPGRQLRPTDLKPLTLSVKSKSSDSSDNQRGAQPKRPITSSRSTGALASDEIPADPLMSQDLKAGENQVSRSFSHEKISRRGLCSGRVPLSEAQVQLLVGLYYLPHEHGPPAQNLLQDLTWLKANCHCVSVNGNGKKASPQKVEEWRDRAGRFLAACDDVALLHGAVVTSINRAVLYDLYPYIWDLRNTLLVAKAFICWLEGRILSEGSPLGSWKNCFHWCGASSGAELHGVEAEPWVFKGGLSGEVQMLLPVGTSSELFSHPPPLFPTSRLYNIRPFQQKDKVELYRMVRQLHQRGKGGQDAVISHPDFIGDRCLGASLALCPEYSLVLEDELGVCGCAVGILDVHSFAKRCQASWLPAMRDKYPSRPHGASGHTATKEALLYFHEEQDYPDSLLYHFPSQLRLEALPELVDCSVSRSLLTALLTALKANGSQGVFCEVQPTDGLRMEFLTKLGFLEILRGEARPREGVVLGRLL comes from the exons ATGCACCTGTTTCCTATTGTCCCTTTCAGGATGCAGATGTGGAGTTTGAACACATATCTGTATGGTCCTAAAGATGATTTGAAGCACAGGTTACTGTGGAGGGAGGTTTACTCAGCAGAGGAAGAgg CTCAGTTGAAAGCTTTGGTGTGTGAGGCAGAGTCGAGGGGTTTGACATTTGTATACGCTCTTTCTCCGGGTCAGGACATCGTCTTCTCCAGCTCTTGTGACCTCACACTGCTTAAACGCAAACTCAGACAA GTGTCAGACCTGGGCTGTCAGGCTTTTGCCCTCCTATTTGATGACATTGATCACTCCATGTGCCAGTCAGATACAGAGGCCTTTTCCTCATTCGCTCACGCCCAGGTTACCGTGGCCAATGAGATCTTCCGTTTCCTGGGGGAACCACCTGTCTTCCTATTCTGTCCCACTG AGTACTGTAGTTCTCTGTGCACTCCTAGCGTGTCAAAGTCTCCCTACCTGCTGACAGTTGGGGAGGATCTTCTCCCTGGCATCTCTGTCATCTGGACCG GAAATAAGGTGATATCAAGGGAACTGAGTCCTGAATCACTAGCTGAGGTCCAGGCGGTGCTTCGAAGGCCACCCCTCATTTGGGACAACCTTCATGCTAATGATTATGACTCCCGACGTGTCTTCCTGGGGCCTTTTAAGGGCCGCCCCCCTGGACTCAGGGCCCATCTGAGGGGTCTGCTGCTAAATCCAAACTGTGAATTTGAAGCCAATTTCATCCCTCTGCATACCCTGGGAAGCTGGTATAAAGAAGTAAAGGAGGAGGGGAAAG GTGATGAAGAAGCCTATAGTGTGGATAGAGCGTTGTCATCTGCCTTGCAAGACTGGATGAAGGAGCTCAGCCTTCCACTGCAGCCTG GACGTCAACTGAGGCCAACAGACCTCAAGCCCTTAACGCTCTCTGTTAAATCAAAGTCCTCCGATAGCTCAGACAATCAACGTGGAGCCCAGCCCAAACGTCCCATAACCTCTTCCCGGAGCACAGGGGCTCTCGCTAGCGATGAAATCCCAGCAGACCCTCTTATGAGCCAGGATCTGAAAGCTGGGGAGAACCAGGTCTCCAGGAGCTTCAGCCATGAAAAGATCTCTAGAAGGGGATTGTGTTCTGGGAGGGTTCCTCTCAGCGAGGCCCAGGTCCAGTTGCTTGTAGGCCTGTACTACCTGCCTCATGAACATGGACCACCTGCTCAGAATCTGCTGCAGGACCTCACATGGCTCAAAGCCAACTGTCACTGCGTCAGTGTCAATGGCAATGGCAAGAAGGCCTCGCCACAGAAG GTAGAGGAATGGCGGGACCGTGCGGGCCGTTTCCTGGCTGCGTGTGATGATGTGGCTTTACTGCACGGTGCTGTTGTGACCAGCATCAATAGGGCTGTTCTCTACGACCTTTACCCTTACATCTGGGACTTGAGAAACACCCTGCTGGTGGCCAAGGCTTTCATCTGCTGGCTAG AGGGGCGTATACTGAGTGAAGGTTCTCCACTAGGCTCCTGGAAGAACTGCTTCCACT GGTGTGGGGCTTCTTCAGGGGCGGAGCTTCATGGCGTGGAGGCGGAGCCATGGGTGTTTAAAGGAGGACTATCTGGAGAGGTGCAG ATGCTTCTGCCTGTGGGGACCAGCAGTGAGTTGTTCAGTCACCCTCCCCCTCTGTTCCCCACCTCTCGACTTTATAATATACGGCCATTCCAGCAAAAAGACAAG GTGGAGCTGTACCGAATGGTGCGTCAGTTGCATCAGAGGGGTAAAGGGGGCCAGGATGCTGTCATCTCCCATCCAGATTTCATTGGGGACAG gtgtctGGGTGCGTCTCTGGCCTTGTGCCCAGAGTACAGCTTGGTTCTGGAGGATGAACTGGGTGTATGTGGATGCGCTGTGGGTATTCTGGATGTCCACTCCTTTGCCAAACGATGTCAGGCCTCCTGGCTACCTGCTATGAGGGACAAATATCCTTCACGCCCCCATGGAGCGAGTGGACATACTGCAACAAAG GAGGCGCTGCTGTATTTCCATGAAGAACAGGACTATCCAGACTCCCTGCTGTATCATTTCCCATCTCAGCTCAGGCTTGAAGCTCTTCCAGAACTGGTGGATTGTAGCGTCAGTCGTAGCCTCCTTACAGCCCTGCTAACGGCCCTCAAAGCTAACG GTTCACAGGGTGTATTTTGCGAGGTCCAGCCTACAGATGGATTACGGATGGAATTTTTGACAAAGCTGGGATTTCTGGAAATCCTCCGTGGAGAAGCACGGCCTAGAGAAGGTGTAGTTTTGGGGAGGCTGTTATAA